Proteins encoded within one genomic window of Triticum aestivum cultivar Chinese Spring chromosome 2D, IWGSC CS RefSeq v2.1, whole genome shotgun sequence:
- the LOC123048570 gene encoding uncharacterized protein: MGNCQAADAAAVVIQHPGDGKVERLHWPATAADVMRRNPGHYVALVVLHHDSGGVDPAVAEEGARITKVKLLKPRDTLLLGQVYRLITSQEVSKAVQTRRQERMRGCDEAIEQERPRLHRRRQPPRPRGDDPATAARGEQRQPADHQERKRLETDRQQRSIAPARGRGRHWRPALQSITEASSSGHVSVNELVEN, encoded by the exons ATGGGGAACTGCCAGGCGGCggacgcggcggcggtggtgatCCAGCACCCGGGCGACGGCAAGGTCGAGCGCCTCCACTGGCCGGCCACCGCGGCGGACGTCATGCGCAGGAACCCCGGCCACTACGTCGCCCTCGTCGTCCTACATCACGACTCTGGCGGAGTTGACCCCGCCGTCGCCGAAGAAGGTGCCAGAATAACCAAGGTGAAGCTGCTCAAGCCCAGGGACACGCTCCTCCTCGGCCAGGTCTACCGCCTCATCACGTCCCAAG AGGTGAGCAAGGCCGTGCAGACGAGGAGGCAGGAGAGGATGCGCGGCTGCGACGAGGCGATCGAGCAGGAGAGGCCGCGGCTGCACCGGCGGCGGCAACCGCCGAGGCCGAGGGGCGACGACCCAGCGACGGCCGCCAGAGGCGAACAGAGGCAACCCGCCGATCATCAGGAACGGAAGCGGCTGGAGACGGACCGGCAACAGCGGAGCATCGCCCCCGCCCGCGGCAGAGGCCGGCACTGGCGGCCGGCGTTGCAGAGCATTACAGAGGCGTCGTCGAGCGGACACGTCTCTGTTAACGAACTAGTAGAAAACTAG